A section of the Macaca thibetana thibetana isolate TM-01 chromosome 10, ASM2454274v1, whole genome shotgun sequence genome encodes:
- the LOC126929137 gene encoding 60S acidic ribosomal protein P2-like — protein MRYIASYLLAALGGNSSPSVKDIKKILDSVGIEADDDRLNKVISELNGKNIEDVIAQGIGKLASVPAGGAVAVSAAPGSAASAAGSAPAAAEEKKDEKKKESEESDDDMGFGLFD, from the coding sequence ATGCGCTACATCGCCTCCTACCTGCTGGCTGCCCTCGGGGGTAACTCTTCCCCCAGCGTCAAGGACATCAAGAAGATCTTAGACAGTGTGGGCATCGAGGCGGACGACGACCGGCTCAACAAGGTTATTAGTGAGCTGAATGGAAAAAACATTGAAGATGTCATTGCCCAGGGTATTGGCAAGCTTGCCAGTGTACCTGCCGGTGGGGCTGTGGCCGTCTCCGCTGCCCCAGGCTCTGCAGCGTCTGCTGCTGGCTCCGCGCCTGCTGCAGcagaggagaagaaagatgagaagaagAAGGAGTCTGAAGAGTCAGACGATGACATGGGATTTGGCCTCTTTGATTAA